One part of the Desulfovibrio sp. genome encodes these proteins:
- a CDS encoding holo-[acyl-carrier-protein] synthase, which yields MIIGLGTDITELARIKASYDRFGVRLLQKILTEEEQKNLPESPIAYIAGRFAAKEATVKALGTGFSDGLGLLDVEILRGPAGQPLLRLHGPARQRAEAMGMRAAHISISHDRSAAVAVVVLEA from the coding sequence ATGATCATTGGCCTTGGAACCGACATTACGGAACTGGCACGCATAAAAGCCAGTTATGACAGGTTTGGCGTACGGTTATTGCAAAAAATCCTCACCGAAGAGGAGCAGAAAAACCTGCCGGAGAGTCCTATTGCCTACATTGCGGGTCGGTTTGCCGCCAAGGAAGCAACAGTCAAGGCTCTTGGAACGGGCTTTAGCGACGGCCTAGGACTACTGGACGTGGAAATTCTACGCGGTCCCGCAGGGCAACCACTATTGCGTTTGCATGGCCCTGCCCGCCAGCGCGCCGAAGCCATGGGCATGCGCGCGGCCCACATTTCCATAAGCCATGACCGCAGTGCCGCAGTGGCGGTTGTGGTGCTGGAGGCATAA
- the tsaE gene encoding tRNA (adenosine(37)-N6)-threonylcarbamoyltransferase complex ATPase subunit type 1 TsaE, with product MAQITLHDLSETERFGRLLAQAVTLCGVAALLLRGPLGSGKTTLTRALVEALPGGDQAEVASPSFTLCNYYPTTPPVMHCDLYRSPGSLPDEIAEGLDKPQIFSILEWSEYLPKAEMPQDYLDISLQPCEESRLLTLQAHGPVADGLLRHLRQNWPVDSSAHD from the coding sequence ATGGCCCAGATAACCCTCCACGACCTTTCTGAAACCGAGCGCTTTGGCCGCCTGCTGGCCCAGGCGGTAACCCTTTGCGGCGTTGCGGCATTGTTGTTGCGCGGCCCTCTTGGAAGCGGCAAAACCACGCTCACCCGCGCGCTGGTCGAGGCTCTACCCGGAGGCGATCAGGCCGAGGTGGCCAGCCCCTCGTTTACCTTGTGCAACTACTACCCCACCACCCCGCCGGTCATGCACTGCGACCTGTACCGCAGCCCCGGCAGCCTGCCCGACGAGATTGCCGAGGGGCTCGACAAGCCACAAATTTTTTCCATTCTGGAATGGTCCGAGTACCTGCCAAAGGCGGAAATGCCGCAAGATTATCTGGACATATCCTTGCAACCGTGCGAAGAAAGTCGCCTACTGACGCTGCAAGCTCACGGCCCCGTTGCCGACGGGCTTTTGCGCCACCTGCGCCAAAACTGGCCTGTGGACAGTTCTGCCCACGACTAG
- a CDS encoding HAD-IA family hydrolase yields MKQYLFFDLDGTVTDSKTGIIRSVQHALAHFNVSRADEDLLYFIGPPLRDSFGKIFDGDTAKAELAVKKYREYYTVTGIFENALYDGIADLLAALRGAGRVVSLATSKPEPFALRILEHFGIAGLFDHVAGAELTGPRNSKSSVLRHACGLCDVDDMQQCLMVGDRKYDVLGAHAVGMSCAGVLYGYGSRRELEEAGAECLCDDVPSLRRMLLA; encoded by the coding sequence GTGAAGCAATATCTTTTTTTTGACCTCGACGGTACGGTTACCGATTCCAAAACAGGCATCATCCGTTCCGTGCAGCACGCGCTGGCGCATTTTAACGTGAGCCGCGCAGACGAAGACCTGCTGTACTTTATTGGCCCGCCCCTGCGTGATTCGTTTGGCAAAATATTTGACGGCGACACCGCCAAGGCAGAGCTGGCCGTAAAAAAATACAGGGAATACTACACTGTTACAGGTATTTTTGAAAATGCCCTGTATGATGGCATTGCCGACCTGCTGGCCGCCCTGCGCGGCGCTGGCCGCGTTGTATCGCTGGCTACCTCAAAGCCTGAGCCTTTTGCCTTGCGTATTCTTGAGCATTTTGGCATTGCCGGCCTGTTTGACCACGTGGCAGGGGCGGAGCTCACTGGCCCGCGCAACAGCAAGTCGTCTGTGCTGCGGCACGCCTGCGGTCTGTGCGATGTTGACGATATGCAGCAATGCCTGATGGTGGGCGACAGAAAGTACGACGTGCTGGGCGCGCATGCCGTGGGAATGTCCTGCGCCGGTGTGCTCTACGGCTACGGTTCGCGCCGCGAGTTGGAAGAAGCCGGGGCGGAGTGCCTGTGCGACGACGTGCCCTCGCTGCGGCGCATGCTGCTGGCCTGA
- the ychF gene encoding redox-regulated ATPase YchF: MSLSIGIVGLPNVGKSTLFNALTKAQNAQAANYPFCTIEPNKATVAVPDKRVDALTAKAKPKKTIYASVDFIDIAGLVRGASKGEGLGNQFLGNIRECAAIVHVVRCFEDENITHVDGGVDPLRDVDTIETELLLADLQSVEKRLDKLLKLAKCDKNAKAAADIMQSLLSQLNDGKPARGFSLPENELFLTTWRELGLLTAKPVIYCANVDEAAVAEGNNFSATLEAFAKERQAGFARICAKLEEELQGLPEEEQDELLTSYGIDESGLVRIIHTGYATLGLCSYFTAGTDEVRAWTIHKGWKAPQAAGVIHTDFERGFIRAEVISYDDYMSHESEAACRADGVLRVEGKEYVVNDGDVMHFLFNV, encoded by the coding sequence ATGTCGCTCAGTATTGGTATTGTGGGCCTGCCCAATGTAGGCAAATCCACCCTGTTCAACGCCCTGACCAAGGCCCAGAACGCTCAGGCCGCCAACTACCCCTTCTGCACCATCGAGCCCAACAAGGCCACCGTGGCTGTGCCGGACAAAAGGGTGGACGCCCTGACCGCCAAGGCCAAGCCCAAAAAGACCATCTACGCCAGCGTCGATTTTATCGACATCGCCGGTCTTGTGCGCGGGGCCAGCAAGGGTGAAGGGCTCGGCAACCAGTTTTTGGGCAATATCCGCGAATGCGCGGCCATTGTGCATGTGGTGCGCTGCTTTGAGGACGAAAACATCACCCACGTGGACGGCGGTGTCGACCCCCTGCGCGATGTGGACACCATTGAAACCGAACTGCTGCTGGCCGACCTGCAAAGCGTTGAAAAGCGTCTGGACAAGCTGCTGAAGCTTGCCAAATGCGACAAGAACGCCAAGGCTGCCGCCGACATCATGCAGAGCCTGCTGTCCCAGCTCAATGACGGCAAGCCCGCCCGAGGCTTCAGCCTGCCTGAAAACGAACTGTTTCTGACCACCTGGCGCGAGCTTGGGCTGCTTACTGCCAAGCCCGTGATCTACTGCGCCAACGTGGATGAGGCCGCCGTGGCCGAGGGCAACAATTTTTCTGCCACGCTCGAAGCCTTTGCAAAGGAACGCCAGGCGGGCTTTGCGCGCATCTGCGCCAAGCTTGAGGAAGAACTGCAGGGTCTGCCCGAAGAAGAACAGGACGAACTGCTGACCTCTTACGGCATTGACGAAAGCGGCCTTGTGCGCATCATCCACACGGGCTACGCCACGCTTGGCCTGTGCAGCTACTTTACCGCTGGCACGGACGAAGTGCGCGCCTGGACAATCCACAAGGGCTGGAAGGCACCGCAGGCCGCTGGCGTTATCCATACCGATTTTGAACGCGGCTTTATCCGGGCCGAAGTGATTTCGTACGACGACTACATGAGCCACGAAAGTGAAGCCGCCTGCCGCGCTGACGGCGTGCTGCGCGTGGAAGGCAAGGAATATGTGGTCAATGACGGTGACGTCATGCACTTTCTGTTCAACGTCTAG
- the ispG gene encoding flavodoxin-dependent (E)-4-hydroxy-3-methylbut-2-enyl-diphosphate synthase, giving the protein MHKRTTRAISLGGLSIGGGAPVMVQSMTNTDTRDAEATLAQIARLEARGCEAVRVAVPDEAAVAALPAIRAGTRLPLIADIHFDYRLAVASLEAGLEGLRINPGNIGPREHVDRVVDAAKAHGAVIRVGVNSGSVEKRLLQQYGGPCPEALVESALGHVRMLEDRGFYDTKISLKSSSVLDTIASYRKLAEVCDYPLHIGVTEAGGLMRGTVKSAVGLGILLHEGIGDTMRVSLTADPAEEVTVAWEILRALGLRSRGPEIISCPTCGRTEIDLFSLARAVEDRLATSKADIKVAVMGCVVNGPGEAREADLGVAGGRDKGIIFRKGEVIRSVKGQEALLAAFMEELQQLLNEKESQ; this is encoded by the coding sequence ATGCACAAGCGCACAACCCGCGCCATCAGTCTGGGCGGGCTTTCCATTGGCGGCGGCGCACCTGTGATGGTGCAGAGCATGACCAATACCGATACCCGCGATGCCGAGGCCACACTGGCCCAGATAGCGCGGCTTGAAGCACGCGGCTGCGAGGCCGTGCGCGTGGCCGTGCCCGATGAAGCGGCAGTTGCAGCCCTGCCCGCCATTCGCGCCGGTACGCGTCTGCCGCTTATTGCGGATATCCATTTTGACTACCGCCTTGCCGTGGCCTCGCTGGAGGCTGGCCTTGAGGGCCTGCGCATCAACCCCGGCAACATTGGCCCAAGAGAGCATGTTGACCGCGTGGTGGATGCCGCCAAGGCCCACGGGGCGGTTATCCGCGTGGGGGTCAATTCCGGCTCGGTCGAAAAGCGCCTGCTTCAGCAGTACGGCGGCCCCTGCCCCGAGGCGCTGGTCGAAAGCGCGCTGGGCCACGTGCGCATGCTTGAGGACCGTGGATTTTACGACACAAAAATTTCGCTCAAGTCTTCATCGGTGCTCGATACCATCGCCTCGTACCGCAAGCTTGCCGAGGTGTGCGACTACCCCCTGCACATCGGCGTGACCGAGGCCGGGGGGCTCATGCGCGGTACGGTCAAATCTGCTGTGGGGCTTGGTATTCTGCTGCACGAGGGCATTGGCGACACCATGCGCGTTTCGCTCACCGCCGACCCGGCGGAAGAAGTAACCGTGGCGTGGGAAATTCTGCGTGCTCTTGGCCTGCGTTCGCGAGGGCCGGAAATCATATCGTGCCCCACTTGCGGACGCACAGAGATTGACCTGTTTTCGCTTGCGCGCGCGGTAGAAGACCGCCTTGCGACCTCCAAGGCCGACATCAAGGTGGCGGTCATGGGGTGCGTGGTCAACGGCCCGGGCGAGGCCCGCGAGGCCGACCTGGGCGTTGCTGGCGGGCGCGACAAGGGCATCATATTTCGCAAGGGCGAGGTCATCCGCTCGGTCAAAGGGCAGGAAGCCCTGCTGGCGGCTTTTATGGAAGAACTGCAACAACTGCTCAACGAAAAGGAATCACAGTAA
- a CDS encoding FlgO family outer membrane protein, with protein sequence MNRFFIITLVLAALLFPLTAAAAGNVPRAAVSIAKQLDEQLMMRFAGDNSEMSRKDRESLARARIMIMGTTPVNINNLDEASPLARQMTEEISRWLINEGYRFQELRKGRDIRFDKLKGEFILTRDVRQLASSSGTSQAILAGTYIATGEQVRFSIRLIHTTSNEVLAMGTATVPITDDLRPLVREPRAGDGLAPSVSTRLQ encoded by the coding sequence ATGAACCGCTTTTTTATTATCACTCTTGTGCTTGCGGCCCTGCTTTTTCCGCTCACTGCGGCGGCAGCTGGCAACGTGCCCCGCGCAGCCGTGAGCATTGCCAAGCAGCTGGACGAACAGCTGATGATGCGCTTTGCGGGCGACAACTCTGAAATGAGCCGCAAAGACCGCGAATCGCTGGCCCGCGCGCGCATCATGATTATGGGCACGACCCCGGTGAACATCAACAATCTGGACGAAGCCTCGCCCCTGGCCCGCCAGATGACCGAAGAAATCAGCCGCTGGCTCATCAACGAGGGCTACCGCTTTCAGGAACTGCGCAAGGGGCGCGACATCCGTTTTGACAAGCTGAAGGGTGAATTTATTCTTACGCGCGACGTGCGCCAGCTTGCGAGCTCGAGCGGCACAAGCCAGGCAATACTGGCAGGTACGTATATTGCCACGGGCGAGCAGGTACGCTTCAGCATCCGGCTCATCCACACCACCAGTAACGAGGTGCTGGCCATGGGCACGGCCACCGTACCCATCACAGATGACCTGCGGCCACTGGTGCGCGAACCCCGCGCAGGCGATGGCCTCGCCCCCTCGGTGAGTACCCGCCTGCAGTAG
- a CDS encoding FlgO family outer membrane protein, translating to MPRLLILCSLLLPLFAGCSKSGPSALSPGYTDAVEFKLKSRELAEQMLATMPNDAIQGFVAMPTAFVNQNNTSQSSPMGRLMAESLFYEFNQRGFPTREYRLNGTINVQGGRDDLALAANQMVSTNGQKWAALVVGTYYVDKDATFINARLVRASDGLVMRTGQLVLVNTPIVQRMTQADPPPPPVKTAENSSTAKPAPTSLYTPASSISSGTLVIKQRR from the coding sequence ATGCCGCGTCTTCTCATATTATGCTCACTGTTGCTGCCGCTGTTTGCCGGTTGCAGCAAGAGCGGCCCTTCGGCCCTTTCGCCCGGCTATACCGACGCCGTTGAGTTCAAGCTCAAAAGCCGCGAACTGGCCGAACAGATGCTTGCCACCATGCCCAACGACGCCATTCAGGGCTTTGTGGCCATGCCCACGGCTTTTGTGAACCAGAACAACACATCGCAAAGCTCGCCCATGGGCAGGCTCATGGCCGAATCGCTGTTTTACGAATTCAACCAGCGGGGTTTTCCCACGCGTGAATACAGACTTAACGGAACCATCAACGTGCAGGGCGGACGCGACGACCTTGCCCTTGCGGCCAACCAGATGGTTTCGACCAACGGACAAAAATGGGCCGCCCTGGTTGTAGGAACCTACTATGTGGACAAGGACGCAACCTTTATCAACGCCCGCCTGGTGCGCGCCAGCGATGGTCTGGTGATGCGCACGGGCCAGCTTGTGCTCGTCAACACGCCCATTGTGCAGCGCATGACGCAGGCAGATCCCCCGCCGCCACCGGTCAAGACCGCCGAAAACAGCTCAACCGCCAAACCGGCCCCCACTTCGCTCTATACGCCTGCCAGCAGCATCAGCAGCGGCACGCTTGTAATCAAACAACGCCGGTAA
- a CDS encoding NAD(P)H-hydrate dehydratase: protein MPRLFYDLFPPLPLPEEMRQWDAGAMALGLPEELLMENAARAALDVLRVCRPELAGLRVWLLMGSGNNGGDAACLARHLLDAGAHPLVLHTRPLSACKGASGKHVRIARAAGVVFERCRLSVFRRTPLPHIIVDGLLGTGFCGTLRPDALELVREVNALPNQPFVLALDIPSGLDGRTGLAMPEAIRANATVSFAAAKPGLVLPHARAYTGALHVRVIGIPLAVQRKAPCSFYALDGRCLSPLAHILPDGFKNSYGHVLILGGAPGLGGAAHLAARAALRAGAGLVTAAAPGAGIADIKNGWPEIMTLPLGDTERQWPATLPEGLTELLARCSALVVGPGMGRRKDASDFIAALLRLPYRPPTVFDADALVLLAGRPDLLGRVGKNDVLTPHPGEAAALLGCTAAEIQADRQGSLARLCGLCRAVVVLKGAASLVGQSQAPTLICPYDVPQLAVGGSGDVLAGCTGGLLARMLPAMRMQDVTAQPHNNTTAHSNSTATEILQPAHILAGQAVALHVLAGKSLAEQWPLRGNTPSAVADALPRTQSAYACGFAADYTAPTVTRDPKDDILPWPR, encoded by the coding sequence ATGCCAAGGCTTTTTTACGATCTTTTTCCCCCTTTGCCCCTGCCGGAAGAAATGCGCCAGTGGGATGCCGGTGCCATGGCCCTTGGCCTGCCCGAAGAACTGCTGATGGAAAACGCCGCCCGCGCGGCGCTTGATGTATTGCGGGTTTGCCGGCCAGAACTTGCCGGGCTGCGTGTCTGGCTGCTCATGGGCAGCGGCAACAACGGCGGCGATGCGGCCTGCCTTGCGCGTCATCTGCTGGATGCGGGGGCGCACCCGCTTGTACTGCACACGCGGCCCCTCTCTGCCTGCAAGGGAGCAAGCGGCAAGCATGTGCGCATTGCACGGGCTGCGGGGGTTGTATTTGAGCGCTGCCGCCTCTCTGTTTTCCGCCGTACGCCCCTGCCACACATTATAGTTGATGGCCTGCTGGGTACGGGATTTTGCGGCACACTGCGCCCCGATGCGCTGGAGCTTGTGCGCGAGGTCAATGCCCTGCCCAACCAGCCCTTTGTGCTGGCGCTCGACATTCCCTCCGGTCTTGATGGCCGCACGGGCCTTGCCATGCCGGAAGCCATACGGGCCAACGCCACGGTCAGTTTTGCCGCCGCCAAACCCGGACTGGTGCTGCCTCACGCCCGCGCCTATACAGGCGCACTGCACGTGCGGGTCATAGGTATACCGCTGGCTGTGCAGCGCAAGGCCCCCTGCTCCTTTTACGCCCTTGATGGCCGCTGTTTAAGCCCGCTGGCCCACATTTTGCCCGACGGCTTCAAAAATTCATACGGCCATGTGCTGATTCTTGGCGGCGCGCCCGGCCTTGGCGGAGCAGCTCACCTTGCGGCCCGTGCCGCCCTGCGCGCAGGCGCTGGCCTTGTGACCGCAGCTGCGCCCGGCGCGGGCATTGCAGATATCAAGAATGGCTGGCCGGAAATAATGACCCTGCCGTTGGGCGATACTGAGCGCCAATGGCCCGCGACCCTGCCCGAGGGACTGACAGAGCTGCTTGCGCGTTGCTCCGCGCTGGTGGTTGGCCCCGGCATGGGCCGGAGAAAAGATGCGTCAGACTTTATTGCTGCTTTGCTGCGCCTGCCCTACAGGCCGCCAACAGTTTTTGACGCCGATGCGCTGGTGTTGCTGGCCGGACGGCCAGACCTGCTCGGCCGGGTAGGCAAAAACGATGTTCTTACGCCGCACCCCGGCGAGGCTGCTGCCCTGCTGGGCTGCACCGCCGCAGAAATTCAGGCAGACAGGCAGGGCTCGCTTGCCCGGTTATGCGGCCTGTGCCGTGCCGTTGTTGTTCTCAAGGGAGCCGCAAGCCTCGTGGGACAGTCGCAAGCGCCCACCCTGATTTGCCCCTACGATGTGCCGCAGCTTGCGGTGGGAGGCTCGGGCGATGTACTGGCAGGATGCACCGGCGGCCTGCTGGCCCGCATGCTGCCCGCAATGCGGATGCAGGATGTGACTGCGCAGCCACACAACAACACAACAGCACACAGCAACAGCACCGCAACAGAAATCTTGCAACCAGCGCACATATTGGCAGGCCAGGCCGTAGCCCTGCACGTGCTGGCGGGCAAGAGCCTTGCAGAGCAATGGCCCCTCAGGGGCAACACCCCCTCTGCCGTGGCCGATGCCCTGCCCCGGACACAGAGCGCTTACGCTTGCGGCTTTGCCGCAGATTATACCGCCCCCACAGTTACCCGTGACCCCAAGGACGACATATTGCCATGGCCCAGATAA
- a CDS encoding UDP-glucose/GDP-mannose dehydrogenase family protein yields the protein MKLCIIGTGYVGLVSAACFAEMGNTVTCVDVNPAVVEKLNAGSVHIFEPGLEPMVRHSRADGRLTFTTRLEEGIANADCAFICVGTPPQPDGSCDLSYVRQVAGEIGRHMQKDLVVVDKSTVPVGTADEVRALIDKELAARGVSYQVDVVSNPEFLKEGDAISDFMKPDRVVLGTDSEHAASLMRELYSPFARTRDKIIVMGVRSAEMTKYAANCMLATKISFINEIATICEKVGADVRDVRTGIGSDTRIGYQFIYPGVGYGGSCFPKDVKALIHTAEKAGVEPKLLNAVEDVNARQKKHMAGRIKEYFAPQGGVKGKTLALWGLAFKANTDDMREAASISIVNELTAAGMKVRAFDPVAAENACEIFKGNPLVEIVDSQYGACEGAQGLLVVTEWNQFRNPDFDKIKSLLTAPLLFDGRNLYSPSFMAQRGFAYFCIGRRAD from the coding sequence ATGAAGTTGTGCATCATCGGAACGGGTTATGTTGGCCTGGTAAGCGCCGCTTGCTTTGCTGAAATGGGCAATACCGTGACCTGCGTGGACGTTAACCCCGCTGTGGTCGAAAAGCTCAACGCCGGTTCCGTGCATATTTTTGAGCCTGGGCTCGAACCCATGGTGCGCCACAGCCGCGCAGATGGTCGCCTTACCTTCACCACCCGTCTTGAAGAAGGCATTGCCAATGCCGACTGCGCCTTTATCTGCGTGGGCACGCCGCCCCAGCCCGACGGCTCGTGCGACCTGAGCTACGTGCGTCAGGTTGCGGGCGAAATTGGCCGCCATATGCAGAAAGACCTTGTGGTTGTTGACAAATCCACCGTGCCCGTGGGTACCGCCGACGAAGTGCGCGCCCTGATCGACAAGGAACTGGCCGCCCGTGGCGTTTCCTATCAGGTGGACGTTGTTTCCAACCCCGAATTTCTCAAGGAAGGCGACGCCATCTCCGACTTCATGAAGCCCGACCGCGTTGTGCTTGGTACGGATTCGGAACATGCCGCATCCCTGATGCGCGAACTGTATTCGCCCTTTGCCCGCACCCGCGACAAGATCATCGTCATGGGCGTGCGCAGTGCAGAAATGACAAAGTACGCTGCCAACTGCATGCTGGCTACCAAGATTTCGTTTATCAACGAAATCGCCACCATCTGCGAAAAGGTTGGCGCCGACGTGCGTGACGTGCGTACCGGCATTGGCTCTGACACGCGCATTGGCTACCAGTTCATCTACCCCGGCGTGGGCTACGGCGGTTCTTGCTTCCCCAAGGACGTGAAGGCGCTTATCCACACTGCTGAAAAGGCTGGCGTGGAACCCAAGCTGCTCAACGCCGTGGAAGACGTCAACGCCCGCCAGAAAAAGCACATGGCTGGCCGTATCAAGGAATACTTTGCTCCCCAGGGCGGCGTGAAGGGCAAAACCCTTGCGCTGTGGGGGCTGGCATTCAAGGCCAATACCGACGACATGCGCGAAGCCGCTTCCATCAGCATTGTCAACGAGCTCACCGCCGCTGGCATGAAGGTTCGCGCCTTTGACCCGGTTGCCGCCGAAAATGCCTGCGAGATCTTCAAGGGCAACCCGCTGGTGGAAATAGTGGACAGCCAGTACGGCGCTTGCGAAGGCGCTCAAGGCCTGCTGGTGGTTACGGAATGGAACCAGTTCCGCAACCCCGACTTTGACAAGATCAAGAGCCTGCTGACGGCCCCCCTGCTGTTTGACGGACGCAACCTGTACTCGCCCAGCTTTATGGCGCAGCGCGGTTTTGCGTACTTCTGCATTGGCCGCCGAGCCGACTAA
- a CDS encoding aspartate kinase: protein MKILVQKFGGTSVAKLECMKQVREKVLEGLAQGYKVIAVLSARAGDTNKLLALADEWSSTPDRAEVDSLVSTGEQVSISLFTMLLKDAGIRARSLLGWQIPITTDNDFGRARIRSIDSNSLRKHLKEYDVLVVAGFQGCTEDGRITTLGRGGSDTSAVALAAALGSVECDIYTDVDGVYTTDPNICSTARKMDRVAYEEMLEMASMGAKVLHIRSVEFAKKYKVPVRVRSTFSSDPGTLVTQEDSTMEAVLVSGIAYDKDQARVTLRDLPDVPGTAAAVFGPLSEKGILVDMIVQNTSQDGHTDMTFTVSRKELKQTLEMMEEVAKKTGAREVLHDVSVAKVSAIGVGMRNHSGVAARAFAALTQEGINILMISTSEIKITILIQEKYVELAVRILHDTFGLDWDLG from the coding sequence ATGAAAATTCTGGTCCAGAAATTTGGCGGCACTTCCGTTGCCAAGCTGGAGTGCATGAAGCAGGTGCGTGAAAAAGTGCTGGAAGGCCTTGCCCAGGGGTATAAGGTCATTGCGGTGCTTTCGGCGCGGGCTGGCGACACCAACAAGCTGCTTGCCCTTGCTGATGAATGGTCTTCTACGCCTGACCGCGCGGAAGTCGATTCTCTCGTTTCCACTGGCGAACAGGTTTCCATCAGCCTGTTTACCATGCTGCTGAAAGATGCGGGCATTCGCGCCCGTTCGCTGCTCGGCTGGCAGATTCCCATCACCACAGACAACGACTTTGGTCGTGCGCGCATCCGCTCCATCGACAGCAACTCGCTACGCAAGCACCTCAAGGAATATGATGTTCTCGTGGTAGCTGGCTTTCAGGGCTGCACCGAAGACGGGCGCATCACCACCCTTGGCCGTGGCGGCTCGGACACCTCTGCGGTGGCCCTGGCTGCGGCTCTGGGCTCTGTGGAATGCGACATTTACACCGACGTTGACGGCGTCTACACCACCGACCCCAACATCTGCTCCACGGCCCGCAAGATGGACCGCGTTGCCTATGAGGAAATGCTTGAAATGGCAAGCATGGGGGCCAAGGTACTGCACATACGCTCTGTAGAATTTGCCAAAAAATACAAGGTTCCCGTGCGCGTGCGCTCTACGTTCAGCAGTGATCCCGGCACGCTTGTCACCCAGGAGGACTCCACCATGGAAGCCGTACTCGTCTCCGGCATTGCCTATGACAAAGACCAGGCCCGCGTGACCCTGCGCGACCTTCCCGACGTGCCAGGCACGGCTGCGGCGGTTTTTGGCCCCCTCTCCGAAAAGGGCATTCTGGTCGACATGATCGTGCAGAATACCAGCCAGGATGGCCACACCGACATGACCTTCACCGTCTCACGCAAGGAGCTCAAGCAGACCCTCGAGATGATGGAAGAAGTGGCCAAGAAGACAGGCGCCCGCGAAGTGCTGCACGACGTGAGCGTGGCCAAGGTCTCCGCCATCGGCGTGGGCATGCGCAACCACTCTGGCGTTGCCGCGCGCGCTTTTGCCGCGCTGACCCAGGAAGGCATCAATATCCTCATGATCAGCACCTCTGAAATCAAGATCACCATCCTGATTCAGGAAAAATACGTTGAGCTTGCCGTGCGCATCCTGCACGACACCTTTGGTCTGGACTGGGATCTGGGCTAA
- a CDS encoding polysaccharide deacetylase family protein → MVLLSMRKGSRGRMCALWATVLCLWVVMQAAACAQEVAPASSGAASWLPDAQDARKALPNNSTPPSRREPATMLAPLPSADVGTIRRVTIADGAKVVALTFDMCELDTVTTGCDMEILGFLRTERIPATLFMGGKWMRTHARRVMQIMGEPQFEIANHAWSHGNFALLSPAGLRAQVLWTQAQYELLREQVQSEARAQGRPEPAIAPVPTLFRLPYGRCNDQALQALANLGMQVVQWDVVAESGADNTRPEHARHEAHLVASQVRPGSILLLHANLVPKGSAQLLRDTVAELRAKGYSFVTASTLLGMGKPQHTMNGYFTSPGDNKALDGQFGIDGTGRRTPFNGN, encoded by the coding sequence ATGGTTCTGCTATCTATGCGTAAGGGAAGCAGGGGGCGTATGTGCGCCCTGTGGGCAACGGTGCTGTGCCTGTGGGTGGTGATGCAGGCAGCGGCATGCGCGCAGGAGGTGGCCCCCGCCAGCAGTGGCGCGGCCTCCTGGCTGCCCGACGCGCAGGACGCCCGCAAGGCCCTGCCCAACAATTCCACACCCCCTTCGAGGCGCGAACCGGCCACTATGCTGGCCCCCCTCCCATCCGCTGATGTGGGCACCATTCGCCGGGTTACCATTGCCGACGGAGCCAAGGTGGTTGCCCTTACTTTTGACATGTGCGAGCTGGATACAGTCACCACTGGCTGCGATATGGAAATTTTGGGCTTTTTGCGGACCGAGCGCATACCCGCCACGCTCTTTATGGGCGGCAAATGGATGCGCACCCATGCCCGCAGGGTGATGCAGATCATGGGCGAGCCCCAGTTTGAAATCGCCAACCACGCATGGTCGCACGGCAATTTTGCCCTGCTTTCGCCCGCTGGCCTGCGTGCCCAGGTTTTGTGGACGCAGGCGCAGTATGAGCTGCTGCGCGAGCAGGTGCAGAGCGAAGCCAGGGCACAGGGGCGCCCTGAACCAGCCATTGCGCCCGTGCCAACATTGTTTCGCCTTCCTTACGGGCGTTGCAACGATCAGGCCCTGCAGGCGCTGGCGAACCTTGGCATGCAGGTTGTGCAGTGGGATGTGGTGGCAGAATCAGGCGCGGACAATACCAGGCCCGAACACGCGCGCCATGAGGCCCATCTGGTTGCCTCGCAGGTACGGCCCGGTTCCATTTTGCTGCTCCATGCCAATCTGGTTCCCAAGGGCTCGGCCCAACTGCTGCGCGATACCGTGGCAGAGCTGCGCGCCAAGGGCTACAGCTTTGTAACGGCAAGCACCCTGCTGGGCATGGGCAAGCCGCAGCACACCATGAACGGGTACTTTACCTCGCCGGGCGACAACAAGGCCCTGGACGGCCAGTTTGGCATCGACGGCACGGGGCGGCGCACGCCCTTTAACGGCAATTAG